The Myroides fluvii region AATGGGTTTGGAACATCGAGGGTAATTTTGATTGGTACGCAGGTGTTGGAGCTGCTGTAGGAAGTTACAATTACAAATACAATTACGGAGGAAAACGATTCAAAGACAACGGTACTTTTGGGCTAGTAACCGGTACGGTTGGTATTGAATACAACTTTGATTTTCCTTTGCAAATTTCACTTGACGCACGTCCAGAACTTTATTTGAACGACTCATACCGCGATGGTTTATACTTGGATTTTGGTTTAGCTCTACGCTATAAATTCTAAGTGATTCGATTTCTCTTTTCTCTTATAACGATATAAAAAAGCGAGGGTTTCCTCGCTTTTTTACTTTCTATTTGGCAACTACTTGTTTAGTAAATCGAAACATTGTTCTGTATTTATTCTTTAAGGGAGTGGGTTCTAAGATGAGTTCACACTCCAACTGAAATCCCTTTTTCTCACAAAGGGCAATACTCTTGTGATTTTCTTTTTCGACTGTATAAATGATCTGCGCAGTTGGGATATCTTGACTTATCATTACTAGCGCTTGGTCTAGCATTGCGGCTCCATACCCTTTTCCTTGTTGATCTTCGGCCACCCAAAGTCCGATTTCAACGGTATATCGATTCATATCATTAAGAGTTAAACACCCTACAAATTCGGTAGAATTTTGTTCAAATACCAGGAGAACCAAACAAGTTCCTTGCTGCATTTCTATACTAGATTGTCGAATGTATTCTTGCACTAATACTGGGTGAGCAAAAGAATCAATACTGAGGTACTGTCCAATGGCTGGGGTAAAGTAACGCTGCAAGAGTGCTTGATCTGCTGTTTCTATTTTTCTAAACCACAGGGACTCTGTTTGCCACTGCTGATCCACAGGGAATATTTTGCGTTCTTGAGGCTCCAACATTTCCACAATCATAAGCATCTCCATCCGCATACCTTCTTGGATCAAATTCAAATCAGCAAATGCCTGCACTTCTGCTTTTGCCTCTAGAACTTGAACAAGAAGTTGACACCAGATAAGCGCATTTCTTCTAGGTTCATCTACTATTTGTAAGAGGTTATCCCATTCATTGACTTCCTCCTTTTCAACCTTCGCTATACTTCGATAAGTCGTCCAATGTCTTCCCATCTTATGCAACAAGACAATCCACAAGCGCAATTGCACTTCGCGATCTAAGGGGTCTTCTACGGCTTTAAAATCGGCACACAAGGATTCAACCAACGGCAAGTAAATAACAGACAAGGGGTCTAGCGATTCCAGTTGTGCCAATACGGTTGACCAAGTCGTTTCCCCTCTCCTTGCTGCTGCAATCGTTTCACCCAATGTTCGCTCACTTTCGGTTACAAAAGGCAATTGTTCGAGGGAATCAATAGAATAAGAATAACTGTGTTTCATTTTCTCCTTTTTATGATGCAAAAAAGTTCAACCAAATCCCGAGAATCAAGTTGAACTTTCTTATACTACTGTTTTATTTTAAATTTACGGTCTCGCTGGATTATCTTTGCGATAATGCAACATATCCAATACTTTTTCTTCGCTGATGTTGCGCTCAAAATTACTGTGGTACACATAGCCTAATTTTTCCGCTATCTTGATACTTCCCACGTTGTGTTTCTCTACGTTGTAAATTAAGTAATCCACCGTCAAATGATCCAAGACAAATTGTTCTAAGGCTTTGATAACTTCGGTTCCGTATCCTTTACCACTTGCACTTTCTTTCAGCCAAATACCCAGCGAAATCGATTCCTCGCAAATATCGTGGATTCCACAACAGCCAATAAACTCACCCGTTTGCTTATCTGTTGCCAATAAAGTAATGTCTTGTTGCTTTTCCAATTGACCCAGGCTATACGCCACAAATCCAAAGGTATCTTCTTTTTTTCCTGTAGGGATAAAAGGCAAGAATTTAGCTACTGTTGGTGTTAGTTCTCTAAAGATATCCTCTACGTATTGGTCATTTACAATACTAAACTTCAAGCGGTCACTTGAAAAGGTAAGGGTGGTATCAAATTTCATAAATTGCTGCATTGATATAGACTCCAACGATTCTATCTTGTATCGTTCAATCTTTGTTTCAGGTGCAAAGATACGAGATAAATTAAATCAACCCCCTTCTTCTCCCCTTTAAAATAGTGGGCATCCCTTGTATTTAGGACATAGTGAAGTCGAATTCACCGTATTTTTCATTTTCTTTTGAAATTCTTTTCCATCATATCCATCTCATACTTAATGCAGTAAAAAAAAACATGCGATTTTCTTCTATTTTCGCATCAAAATTATTTGCATAAAATAAAAACTAATAGTATGTTTGCTCCAGTAAAAATGAGGGATTCCTCAGTTTTCAGGAGAGGTGCCGGAGTGGTAACGGAGCAGATTGCTAATCTGTCGACTGGTAACGGTCGCCAGGGTTCGAGTCCCTGTCTCTCCGCTTCTTCGGGGTGTAGCGTAGCCCGGTCATCGCGCCTGGTTTGGGACCAGGAGGTCGCAGGTTCGAATCCTGCCACCCCGACTTTTTCGGCATCAAAATGTGCCTAAATCCGTAAGTATCAATTACTTACGGATTTTTTTATTTTTAAATATATCATAATAATCCATTGTAAATCAATCTAAATGTGAGCTATTAGGTGAGCTATTTTTAAAAGGTAAATTAGCTCACCGAATCGAGTTTAACTAATTGTATTTCAATAAATTAAATACAATTTATTTTAGTTTAATTCAGTGCTTTTTGGTCTTGTTTGAGTACTATTCAGGTGAGTAGTTTTTTAAAACCATATCAAAACAGTTCGGTTAACATTAAAATAGATTGATATGAAAACAAAAAACACATTTGGAATACACTTCATTATACGTGTTTCTAATTCAAACAAAACAGTTCCATCCCTTATATACGCAAGGATAACGGTAAATGGACAACGTACAGAAATTTCTTTAAAACTAAAAATATCCCCTACTTCTTGGGATAACATTAAAGGAAAAGCAAAAGGAAAAAGTGAGGACACGGTTCGAATCAATGCACATATTGAGCGAGTACGTTCTCTCATTACAGATGCCTATCATCAATTAGTCCAACAAAAAAGAGTTGTCTCTATTGGAGCTGTTAAAAACATCTTTCTTGGACATGATGATACTGAATCATCACTTTTAAAGCTTATAGACTATCACAGAGAGATAGCTACAAGTAAATTAGCATGGTACCCTAAAGAACTACTTCTCTACGGAAAAGTACCTTAAAAGCTATTTGCGTAAAGTACACAATCGAACTGACATCTATTTAAGCGAGATTAACTACAAATTTATCTTTGACTTTGAAAACTTCTTGAGAAACTGCAAACCTATTCACAAGCATCAACCATTAAATAACAATGGTATTATGAAACACATTGAAAGGTTTAAAAAGTTAATCAACTTAGCTATCACCATGGAATGGATGGAGAAAGATCCCTTTACCAAATATAAACTTCAATTTGAGAAGACAGAAAGAGGACATTTAACTAAATCTGAACTTGAAATCCTTGTAAACAAGAATTTTGCTATTGAACGATTACAAGCTGTTCTTGATATGTTTTTGTTTAGTTGTTATACTGGCTTAGCTTATATAGACATTTTTCACTTAGTACCTC contains the following coding sequences:
- a CDS encoding GNAT family N-acetyltransferase; the protein is MKHSYSYSIDSLEQLPFVTESERTLGETIAAARRGETTWSTVLAQLESLDPLSVIYLPLVESLCADFKAVEDPLDREVQLRLWIVLLHKMGRHWTTYRSIAKVEKEEVNEWDNLLQIVDEPRRNALIWCQLLVQVLEAKAEVQAFADLNLIQEGMRMEMLMIVEMLEPQERKIFPVDQQWQTESLWFRKIETADQALLQRYFTPAIGQYLSIDSFAHPVLVQEYIRQSSIEMQQGTCLVLLVFEQNSTEFVGCLTLNDMNRYTVEIGLWVAEDQQGKGYGAAMLDQALVMISQDIPTAQIIYTVEKENHKSIALCEKKGFQLECELILEPTPLKNKYRTMFRFTKQVVAK
- a CDS encoding GNAT family N-acetyltransferase, yielding MKFDTTLTFSSDRLKFSIVNDQYVEDIFRELTPTVAKFLPFIPTGKKEDTFGFVAYSLGQLEKQQDITLLATDKQTGEFIGCCGIHDICEESISLGIWLKESASGKGYGTEVIKALEQFVLDHLTVDYLIYNVEKHNVGSIKIAEKLGYVYHSNFERNISEEKVLDMLHYRKDNPARP